One Pseudomonas sp. HOU2 genomic window carries:
- a CDS encoding disulfide bond formation protein B translates to MSEETIRLGRERRFLVLLGIICLALIGGALYMQVVLGEAPCPLCILQRYALLLIALFAFIGAAMRTRRSITVFEVLVVICAIAGAGVAGHHVYTQFYPAVSCGIDVLQPIVDDLPLAKIFPLGFQVDGFCSTPYPPILGLSLAQWALVAFVLVVILVPLLTSRNRKALR, encoded by the coding sequence ATGAGCGAGGAAACGATTCGACTGGGACGTGAACGGCGCTTTCTAGTGCTGCTGGGTATCATCTGCCTGGCGTTGATTGGTGGCGCGCTGTACATGCAGGTCGTGCTGGGCGAGGCGCCATGCCCGCTGTGCATCCTGCAGCGTTATGCATTGTTGCTGATTGCGCTGTTCGCGTTTATCGGCGCGGCCATGCGCACCCGCCGCAGCATCACCGTGTTCGAAGTGCTGGTGGTGATCTGCGCGATCGCCGGGGCCGGTGTCGCCGGGCATCATGTTTACACCCAGTTCTATCCGGCGGTGAGCTGCGGCATCGATGTGTTGCAGCCGATTGTCGACGACCTGCCGCTGGCGAAGATCTTCCCGCTGGGCTTCCAGGTCGATGGTTTCTGCTCGACGCCGTACCCGCCGATCCTCGGTCTGTCGCTGGCGCAATGGGCGCTGGTGGCGTTCGTGCTGGTGGTAATTCTGGTGCCGCTGCTGACCTCGCGTAACCGAAAAGCCCTGCGCTGA